The Candidozyma auris chromosome 1, complete sequence genome includes a region encoding these proteins:
- the SLU7 gene encoding mRNA splicing protein, with product MPPKDNSYIPKFISEVPWYYSVLDGFNNDAFGHQRKVPAEQFGHSDDDLKDKGTEDITKIKPIARGDSDYFVAKRDRWHGFKPEEWDEVFAKWDHIKKFKQTTQSVAEDSDDTDYELELQELGIARKEFQKGFVEDPIERSIRERNYTPAYILAINANEGGKIRLGKDSTSNLVNDDTEFVKSSSKDERELGQMQKFAWEQHKQYEEQKSRELYQKQLANLSNPSAEAVDSTVPVDLDLSVEASPTLMMMKTKKENEKKSEASEKRKQSLLNRYG from the coding sequence ATGCCTCCCAAAGATAATCTGTACATACCGAAATTTATTCTGGAGGTCCCATGGTATTACAGCGTCTTGGATGGCTTTAACAATGACGCTTTTGGGCACCAGCGAAAAGTCCCCGCAGAGCAATTCGGTCATAGCGACGATGATCTAAAAGACAAAGGAACTGAGGATATCACTAAAATCAAACCAATTGCGAGGGGTGATTCTGACTATTTTGTTGCTAAAAGAGACCGCTGGCACGGCTTTAAGCCTGAGGAATGGGATGAGGTGTTTGCTAAATGGGATCATATAAAGAAGTTCAAGCAGACCACTCAATCCGTTGCTGAGGACAGTGATGACACTGACTATGAACTAGAACTACAGGAGCTTGGAATTGCCCGAAAAGAGTTTCAAAAAGGGTTTGTGGAGGATCCCATTGAAAGATCCATAAGGGAGAGAAACTATACGCCAGCATACATCTTAGCAATCAATGCTAATGAGGGGGGGAAAATACGACTTGGTAAGGATTCGACTAGTAACCTCGTCAACGATGACACTGAGTTTGTGAAATCGTCTAGTAAAGATGAAAGAGAACTTGGTCAAATGCAGAAGTTTGCTTGGGAACAACACAAGCAGTACGAAGAACAGAAGCTGAGAGAACTATATCAAAAGCAACTCGCCAATTTGAGCAACCCGTCAGCTGAGGCCGTTGACAGCACGGTGCCTGTTGACCTAGATCTAAGCGTCGAAGCAAGCCCGACTttaatgatgatgaagacaaagaaggagaacgagaagaaaagtgAAGCGAGTGAAAAGCGGAAACAAAGTCTACTAAACCGATATGGTTGA